A window of Hemiscyllium ocellatum isolate sHemOce1 chromosome 10, sHemOce1.pat.X.cur, whole genome shotgun sequence genomic DNA:
GACCCATCTTCTGAATTACTATAGGGGTTTGGTCAGGCCCATAACAATATCCAACAGGATTTTGCCCATTACATTTGACAGTCATGATGTCTATTTATTTTCACTGTCTGAACTTACGTGTGAAGAATGAACATTTGAAAGTTATTGATGGATTACTGGCATTGTCCTGCTATTTGACTCCTACATTCTGGAAAAAGGTGAAAATTGGAAGTGCAAACCTGAAATTAATTTTAATAGTGTAAGGAACcacatttatttttcctttctgaaTTATGAACTAGAGAACAGAAATTTGACATTGCTATTTGGCTTAAAAGTACAGGAGTTGTATTATCTGCAACCTGAAGATCAAGTGGGATTGAGTGGTGTGCACTTTAGCGATACAAGATTATGGGCACAATCTTATAGGAGTTTGAGTGACTTGGGCTATGGCAAGATTTCTGGCAGAATTGGACAAGTCCAGTGAGGTTATCTTGATGTTTGGAACTTCTCATTGCTTggcaaaagcataaaagatgcatTGAAGAAGTTTTTCACTTAGCAGCAGAGAGTAGCCAATTAATGAGGTTATTCTTGTTAAGGCAGTTCGTTTTCTGAATGGCAATAGGTTTACAAAGGGAAGCCGCAATGAGACCCAGGTGTCCTTGCAtatcagttgctgaaagtaagtatgcagattcagcaggtggtgaagaggGTAAGCGTTATGTTGGCCTTCAAAGTGAAAAGGATTTAAATTCAGGAGCatggatatcttgctgcaattgtacggGGCCTTGCtaagatcacatctggagcactgtgtgtacTTTTGGGCTGCTTACCTGAGGAAGGGTGTTCTGGCTACGGAGGAACCGCAACAAAGGCTTACCAGACAGATTCCTggttggcaggactgatgtatgaagagagacaggaacagTCAGGATGAtcttcactagagtttagaagaatgtgggggTTCTCATAGAGACGGATAAAAATTCTAACAGGAGTAAACattggtaaatgcaggaaggatattcttgatcaaaatttgtgagaagatttgtagctacggtgctcgttgttgtggttctgttcgctgaactgggaatttgtgttgcagaagttgtgtcccctgtctaggtgacatcctcagtgcttgggagcctcctatgaagcgcttctgtgatctttcctctggcatttgtagtggtttgaatctgctgcttccggttgtcagttccagctgtccatcgCAGTTGTTGGTATATtgcgtccaggtcgatgtgcttattgattgaatctgtggatgagtgccatgcctctaggaattccctggctgttctctgtttggcttgtcctacaatagtagtgttgtcccagtcgaattcatgttgcttgtcatctgcgtgtgtggctactaaggatagctggttgtgtcgtttcgtggctagttggtgttcatgaatgcgggtcgttagctgtcttcctgtttgtcctatgtagtgttttgtgcagtccttgcatgggatttcgaacactacattggttttgctcatgcttggtatcgggtcctttgttctgatgagttgttgtctgagagtggctgttggtttgtgtgctgttatgagtcctagtggtcgcagtggtctggctgtcagttaGGAAatactcttgatgtatggtagtgtggctaatcctttgggttgcggcatgtcctcgttgcattgtctttcccttaggcatctgttgatgaaattgcgtgggtatccgtttttggcaaatacattgtatatgTGTTCTACTtccctctttttgcagttctggtgtactgcagtgtgttgtggcccttttgaatagtgtcttgatgcaactttttttgtgtgtgttggggtggttgctttcgaaatgtagtgtacaaaatcccatgcaaggactgcacaaaacactacgtaggacaaacaggaagacagctaacgacacgctccatgaacaccaactagccatgaaatgacacaaccagctctccttagtagccacacacgcagatgacaagcaacatgaattcgactgggacaacattactattgtAGGaccagccaaacagagaacaaccagagaattcctagaggcatggcactcatccacagattcaatcaataagcacatcaacctggacgcAATATACCAACAACTGtgatggacagctggaactgacaaccggaagcggcagattcaaaccactacaaatgccagaggaaagatcacagaagcgcttcgtaggaggctcccaagcactgaggatgtcacctagacaggggaagaaacatctgcaacacaaatttcccaGCTCGGCAGATATTCTTGATCATcaaggagtctagaaccagagtcACAGACTAAAGATACATGGTAGGTCACTGAGGACTGAGATAAAGGGAAATCTCTTCACCTCGAGAGAGGTAAGTCTTTGGAATTGACTGTCACAGAAAGTAGCTGAGGCAAAAcgattgaatgttttcaggaaggaatTAAATGTAGTCCTTatggctgaagggatcaaagggtttggGGTAAAAACGGGAACAGGATAGTGAgttggaggtcaggcagcatctgaggagcaggatgttCGGGCAAAAGGCCACATCTTTTTATTCCCTTTGTTTTTGGACAGTACACTGGAAAAAGAAGCTATTACTTTAAAGCAAGGTGACTGTGCAAATAGATGCAGTTTTAAAAATTGTTCTCTGGAGCACATTGTGAATtatattcactcactcactcacattacTAGAACATCTCTAGTAAGTGTTAGCTGTTTTTCATTCACTTCTCGGTGCAAGTTCCCTCTTTGAACGAGAAATAACATACTATTTCTAGATTATTCTCAACTAGAGAATAAAACATCGTTTGATATGTGAACAATCTTGTGTCAACAGCAAACAACTCAAAAGAATTTGaaacgaagagagagagagaaagcaattgACCGAATCCTGTGATGCAGCTTAGTGCTATTGAACAGagattctgatttttgttttgtatacACACGCACAAttattcatgtcctgcctgtatttgtatgtctctgtttgtgAAGGGGAAGTTTAAGAAGGTATGAGTTGCAGGATTGTAAGTTAGCAACTGATGTTTCTTAATTGCCATTGGTTAAAGAATATTAGTTTGTAATAAACAGTTGTGTTCCCGCTTATGTATAGGTGAGTACTTTcttttactgaaaatgtgttgctggaaaagcgcaacaggtcaggcagcatccaaggaacaggagattcgacatttcgggcataagcccttcttcaggaatctcctgttccttggatgctgcctgacctgctgcgcttttccagcaatacattttcagctctgatctccagcatctgcagacctcactttctcctcgaagtacTTTCTTTTAACCTGAGTTTGCCAGTTATATAAACTGGAGTGTTTGGAGAGTTTGATTAAATCTTTCACATTTGTAATGACTATGGGAATAATGGGCTTGATTTGCAATCAATCATGGCAAACAGTAAAGATTTGCAACATATCTTTAAGAGTTAACTGTTCAGATCACTGAATCCTCTCTTTGTACTTTCAGAACATTATATCAGTGAACAATGCCGATAATGTCCTGGTTTAAATGGAGCAAGCCTAATCAAAGTTACTCTCAGAGGAACCCTGCTGATGTGATCATTGAAACCCTCATGATGGAACTCAGCTGGCAGCTAAAACAAGctgagaagatgcagagagagcgagagaatgagtaCAGGAGGATAAAAACAGGTGTTGATTATAGCTGGCTAATCAGTCATCCCAAACAGAGCTATGAAGTGTCTCCAAGAGAGAGGCTAGAACTTGAAGAAGCTTGTTCCAAAATCCACCCTTCTTACTGTGGGCCTCTGGTACTCAGGTAATGCCTCTGCAATCTGATGTTTATACAAATTGCGTGGACCTCTCTACCAACAGATTTGTGCAAAATCTAAGCTAATCAGAGGATCTTAAAAGGTTAAATACATcagaaacagactgaatgaacTGTTATAGCTTACCTGCTGGTTAAGAGACAGCCAGAATCTGTGAGGATATAGGGGTTAAGAAACACAAGGGGCTAAACCTTATTTTTTTGTTGGCTAATTCTGAATGTTATTGAGTTTTCTGAATGGAGGCCAACCAAGATTGCTCACTATTTCTTAAAAACACGCTTCATTAACCACCTACCCCACCCCAATGATGTCCTTCCcattcaattccagccccatttTACCACACTCTGGTCCCAGAGCAACTCACCCCTCTGTGGATATTCTGGAATTCATCAATATCCTTTGTGCCCACTCCATCTGTTAAAAATTCACTGGGCACCCAGTCAAGCCCTACCAGTTCAGAGCGgcacagttcctgacatttgcctcaGACATGACAAACAGGGGAAAGCCAGCACCTTGCTTTGTGGCCAGGAACCTGGAGGTCTTGATGGATGGGGTTGTGCAGAGGCAGGACCTCTTCATTAGCCCCCATGGGGTCCAAGACAACAGGTCATGCCAACCTTGTCTGAGTGTACCATCCTGGTTCGAGAACTCTCAATTATCTGGAGGAATCCACAACTTTGTAGGAAGGTTTTCTGACCCTTGTCTAGTCTACCAGTGtaatcttctctctgatacctcatcCTCACTCTGTCTTGGCTACTGTTCCACCTCTCATCAAGGCTAATGCTTTCCTGCTCTCACTCTTCTGTTACTTGCACTAACCTTGTATGTCCTTTGTGCCACCTATTTTCTTGTCTGGGAGACCTGACCACCTGCATTCAAAGTATATACCACACACTTTCATCTCCTTTAATACCTGCCTCTCtatcattccaggaggaaaacaaccCAAAAGGACAGAGAAAGTCAAGACAGGTGGTGAGCTGCGCAACCTTCAGCTCCTCGTCCCTTTTGTGGAGACCATCCTGACTGTGACTAACCCCCCAAGCTGCTAACAGTGTTTCCAAGCCCTGAGACATTTATCAAAGTCTGCCCTTGACCTGATATGCAAGGGCACCCTGAACAAAGACTATCCTCCTGTCTTGCCTGCCTGACAGCCAAGACAATCTTCCTTTCTTTATGTCAGTGACAATGGTAACTCAAAACAGAAAGTCAAATGAGTCTGGTGTCTCTGCCTGAGGGGGCAAAGGCTAGGCAAGGCAAttcaaggcagggatgctgtgaacaTCTAGATCGGGTGAGTGCCATGACAGTGAGTGGAGAGGCTGAAGGTGCAGACTGGTCCAGTCCATGTGCTAGGTATGTTCCCCGgagtgcacagtgtccttgcagtgGCAGTACAATTGTCAGTACAgccttgaacatagaacatagaacatagaacaatacagcacagaacaggcccttcggcccacgatgttgtgccgaacatctatcctagattaagcacccatccatgtacctatccaattgccgcttaaaggtcgccaatgattctgactctaccactcccacgggcagcgcattccatgtccccaccactctctgggtaaagaacccacccctgacatctcccctatatcttccacccttcaccttaaatttatgtccccttgtaacactctgttgtacccggggaaaaagtttctgactgtctactctatctattcctctgatcatcttataaacctctatcaagtcaaccctcatcctttgccgttccaacgagaaaaggccgagaactctcaacctatcctcatatgacctattctccattccaggcaacatcctggtaaatcttctctgcaccctctccaaagcttccacatctttcctaaagtgaggcgaccagaactgcacacagtactccaaatgtggcctaaccaaagtcctgtacagctgcaacatcacttcacgactcttgaattcaatccctctgctaatgaacgctaatacaccataggccttcttacaagctctatccacctgagtggcaactttcaaagatctatgtacatagaccccaagatccctctgttcctccacctgactaagaaccctaccgttaaccctgtattccgcattcttatttgtttttccaaaatggacaacctcacacttggcagggttgaactccatctgccactcctcagcccagctatgcatcatatctaagtccctttgcagccgacaacagccctcctcactgtccacaactccaccaatcttcgtatcatctgcaaatttactgacccacccttcgactccctcatccaagtcattaataaaaattacaaacagcagaggacccagaactgatccctgcggaactccactcgtaactgggctccaggctgaatatttaccatcgaccaccactctctgacttcgaccggttaccagttttctatccaattggccaaatttccctctatcccatgcctcctgactttccgcataagcctaccatggggaaccttatcaaatgccttactaaaatccatgtacactatatccattgctctaccctcatccatatgcttggtcacctcctcaaagaattcaataagacttgtaaggcaagacctacccttcacaaatccgtgctggctgtccctaatcaagcagtgtctttccagatactcataaatcctatccctcagtaccctttccattactttgcctaccacagaagtaagactaactggcctgtaattcctggggttgtccctattcccttttttgaacaggggcacaacattcgctactctccagtcccctggtaccacccccgttgacagtgaagacgaaaagattattgccaacggtactgcaatttcctctcttgcttcccacataatcctaggatatatcccgtcaggcccgggggagttgtctatcctcaagttgttcaaaatgtccaacacatcttccttcctaacaagtatctcttctagcttaccagtccgtttcacactcgcctcttcaacaatacggtccctctcgttcgtaaatactgaagaaaagtactcattcaagacctctcctatctcttccaactcaatacacaatctcccactactgtccttgatcggacctaccctcgttctcgtcattctcatgtttctcacatacgcataaaatgccttggggttatccttgatcctatccgccaaggatttttcatgccctctcttagctctcctaatccctttcttcaggtcccttctggctatcctgtatccctccactgctctgtctgaaccctgtttcctcaaccttatgtaagcctccttcttcttctttacGAGACCTTCAAcatccctcgtcaaccaaggctccctcacacgtccatttctttcctgcctgataggtacatacatatcaaggacacgtcgtatctgttccttgaaaaagttccacatttccaccacatccttccctgacagcctatgttcccaacttatgctcctcaaatcctgtcttacagcatcgtaatttcccttcccccaattgtaaaatctaccctgttgtgcgcacctatctctctccataaccaaggtgaaagtcacagaattgtggtcaccatcaccaaaatgttcacccactaacaagcccatcacttgtcccggttcattaccaagtaccaaatccaatatggcctcccctctggttggacaatctacatactgagttagaaaagcttcctggacacactgcacaaacaccgccccatccaatctacttgatctaaagagcttccaatcaatatttgggaagttgaagtcgcccatgactacgaccctgtggcttctgcacctttccaaaatctgtttcccaatctgtttctccacatctctgctgctattggggggcctatagtaaacacccaacaaggtgactgcacctttcctatttctgacttcagcccatactacctccaaaggcagatccccctcaaacttcctttctgcagccgttataccatttctaattagcaatgccacccccctccttttttaccaccctccctaatcttactgaaacatctgtaaccaggaacctccaacaaccattcctgtccctcatctatacacgtttccgtgatggccacaacatcgtagtcccaagtaccgatccatgccttaggttcacccaccttatttctgatactccttgcgttgaagtatacgcacttgagcccatctctgtgtccgcaagtataccctgtcagtgctaccttctccacagcctccctacattcttggacatcctgacaaacagctagcttacttgctggactacaagtccggatcccatccccctgccaaattagtttaaacccccccgaagagtgctagcaaacctaccccccaggatattggtgcccttctggttcaggtgcaacccgtcctgtttgtacaggtcccaccttccccagaatgcagtccaattgtccaaatacctgaagccctccctcctacaccatccttgcagccacatgttcaactgcactctctccctattccttgcctcactgtcacgtggcaccggcaacaacccagagatgacgactctgtctgtcctagcttttagcttccagcctaactccctgagctcttgaatgacctccccacccctcttcctacctatgtcgttggtgctaatgtgtaccatgacttctggctgcacaccctcccccttaaggattccgaagacacggtccgagatgtCTCAGACTCTGGCACCCgagaggcaacaaaccatccgagagtctcgcccatgtccacagaaccgcctgtccgttcctctaactagagagtctcctataactagcgctctcctcctctccccctttcccttctgagtctcaaagccagacctcacgccacagaccccatcactgcagcttacacctgcaaggctgtctcccccaacagtttccaaagctgtatacttattgtttaggggaacgaccacaggggatccctgcactgcctgcttcttccccttcccacctctaactgttacccagctacctctgttctctggcgtaactatgccTCTGTAGTGCTTGAAGTGCTGAAACATCTCATAAGTGGATTAGAGATGGGCTTTTAGGAGCTGGCACACATCTGATGTCGATGGGAATGGGATGCATGTGAGTAGTAGCCTATGGACTGTGCACTGAAATGTTGTTGACCAGCATCCAACATGATGGTTGTTCAGAGCAAGTAGTGAACTGAATCTGTTAGGTACCTGGTATGATTTCTATGTTGGGTTTTCTTAACAATGAGTTTGGTTAACAAAGTGTTTGCCCAGCAATAATCCCCATTAACTGACAACTTCTCACTGCCCAGTGAGAAACTCACCACACCAGTTGTGAAACGCATAAAAGATAGGACGAGACACTCCCAACGTCGAGATTTCCCTCATTGGACTTTTTGTCTGATTCTAGACTCGCTATAGTTAACTTTTTTTAGATATTTGGAAGGTTTTGTTCCGAGCTTTTTGTTTCTCTCCTTTCTGGAGAGTACCTGGCCACAAAGAAATCTCAGGTGTCTGTTGTCTCTCTTCCCCATTCCCTCCTGGAATATAATATCTTTGTGAGGACCTAATTGAGATTTGGAATCCAATCTCACCAGTTACTGTGAATCAGTGGGTGTTTCAGGCTGCTTAATTTTATATTGTTTGCTATTGACCCCTTCACCCATTCTAGTGGGAGGTCAGCTAACAGAATTGAAATGTAGTCTGAATACTAATAGAGTATGGTTTTTAGAAATGTAGGTGACTTATCAAGTCTATTTGCTACTTGGTTAGACCAAACCTCCCCAGATTTAAAATTGTGACACATCTTTGTGAGATGATAATTTCAGTGATGTGTCAGATAGGCGTATATCCCTTTCTATCTCATCTGGATCACTGCTGTTTCCTTCTTATTGTCCTATTCTCTCCACTATTATGAGTTGAGATAAAACACTAATTcattttaattccaggtttttataaTCATCATTTAACCACAAAATGTTTGCCAATTAGGTCCTCAAGATCTGCTAAACTTTGATCCAATGCAAATACTGAATTTGGTCATGTGAGCTCTAACACTGTATTCTCCGGAATATTCATTATATATTAAGTACACATCTCAAAGGACCACATGACAATTTATACCTCCTCATAAATCCTACCTTTCATCCTTCGCATTACAGGGTCAGAGACTCACTTCTGCAGTTTCACCTCTGTGCTTAGACCTTCTACATCTGACTATCCATCCATCTTTTTCACAATATATTTTCACCTTTGAGCTACAACACTGTAAACAGCTGTCAATTTGATCTTAGTGCCCAGCTGATTGCTAGGGCTAATCCTCTCTTCATATCTTTCAGTTTTAA
This region includes:
- the rd3 gene encoding protein RD3; this encodes MPIMSWFKWSKPNQSYSQRNPADVIIETLMMELSWQLKQAEKMQRERENEYRRIKTGVDYSWLISHPKQSYEVSPRERLELEEACSKIHPSYCGPLVLRFRQVIAEYEPEVHEVLQLFRAVLQDAFEQMKEDQDTNKLTRQWNKKQTMSLSTIIFKSRIRIYPFSSNIKTVSEDVEQGFESARRVWSMPEFKTAKDF